One genomic segment of Nonomuraea coxensis DSM 45129 includes these proteins:
- a CDS encoding sulfatase-like hydrolase/transferase: protein MNLLFLMTDQHRVDTLGCYGNPHVATPNLDRLAASGTRFDRFYTPTAICTPARASLLTGQAPFRHRLLANYERNVGYLEDLREDAFTFPSALKERGYQLGLIGKWHGGTHRNAASYGFDGPDLPGWHNPVDHPDYLAYLEERGLPPYRISDLIRGTTPNGNPGNLLAGRLHQPVEATFEHYLATRAIEHLDRYAADGRPFYLAAHFFGPHLPYLLPDEYFDMYDPELVELPPSIAETFEGKPPVQRNYSDHWAFDTLPIEITRKLIAVYWGYVTLIDQQLGRILDRLDELGLSDGTAVFFTADHGEFTGAHRLHDKGPAMYEDIYRIPGIVRVPGAPPQVRNEFVTLTDCTATILELAGCDPEPAVDSRSLLPLVRGERPEWPGELLAEYHGHHFPYPQRMIRDDRYKLVVNPESVNELYDLHADPYELSNRYTHPELAGVRRRLMRRLYDLLRERGDNFYHWMTPMYDIGASDYDPTLSSFEKEDASG from the coding sequence GTGAACCTGCTGTTCCTGATGACCGACCAGCACCGGGTCGACACGCTCGGCTGCTACGGCAACCCGCACGTAGCCACGCCCAACCTCGACCGGCTGGCCGCGAGCGGAACGCGGTTCGACCGGTTCTACACGCCGACGGCCATCTGCACGCCGGCGCGGGCCAGCCTGCTCACCGGGCAGGCCCCGTTCCGGCACCGGCTGCTGGCCAACTACGAGCGCAACGTCGGCTACCTGGAGGACCTGCGGGAGGACGCCTTCACCTTCCCGTCCGCGCTGAAGGAGCGCGGCTACCAGCTCGGGCTGATCGGCAAGTGGCACGGCGGCACCCACCGCAACGCCGCCTCCTACGGCTTCGACGGCCCCGACCTGCCCGGCTGGCACAACCCGGTGGACCATCCCGACTACCTCGCCTACCTGGAGGAGCGGGGGCTGCCGCCGTACCGGATCTCGGACCTGATCCGGGGCACGACGCCGAACGGCAACCCCGGCAACCTGCTGGCCGGGCGGCTGCACCAGCCGGTCGAGGCCACCTTCGAGCACTACCTGGCGACGCGGGCGATCGAGCACCTCGACCGGTACGCCGCCGACGGCCGGCCCTTCTACCTGGCCGCGCACTTCTTCGGGCCGCACCTGCCGTACCTGCTGCCGGACGAGTACTTCGACATGTACGACCCGGAGCTGGTGGAGCTGCCGCCGTCGATCGCCGAGACGTTCGAGGGCAAGCCGCCGGTGCAGCGCAACTACAGCGACCACTGGGCGTTCGACACCCTGCCCATCGAGATCACCCGCAAGCTGATCGCGGTCTACTGGGGCTACGTGACGCTGATCGACCAGCAGCTCGGCCGCATCCTCGACCGGCTCGACGAGCTGGGGCTGAGCGACGGCACGGCGGTCTTCTTCACCGCCGACCACGGCGAGTTCACCGGCGCCCACCGGCTGCACGACAAAGGCCCGGCCATGTACGAGGACATCTACCGCATCCCCGGCATCGTCCGCGTGCCCGGCGCCCCGCCGCAGGTCAGGAACGAGTTCGTCACCCTCACCGACTGCACGGCGACCATCCTGGAGCTGGCCGGCTGCGACCCGGAGCCCGCCGTGGACAGCCGCAGCCTCCTGCCCCTGGTGCGCGGCGAGCGGCCGGAGTGGCCGGGCGAGCTGCTGGCCGAGTACCACGGCCACCACTTCCCCTACCCGCAGCGGATGATCCGCGACGACCGCTACAAGCTCGTCGTCAACCCCGAGTCCGTCAACGAGCTGTACGACCTGCACGCCGACCCGTACGAGCTGAGCAACCGCTACACCCATCCCGAGCTGGCCGGGGTCCGCCGCCGTCTGATGCGCAGGCTGTACGACCTGCTGCGCGAGCGCGGCGACAACTTCTACCACTGGATGACCCCGATGTACGACATCGGCGCCTCCGACTACGACCCCACGCTCAGCTCCTTCGAGAAGGAGGACGCCTCCGGGTGA
- a CDS encoding ABC transporter ATP-binding protein: MNAKISFRDIVKTYPMKDGVFTALDHVSLDIADREFVTVVGPSGCGKSTLMSMAAGLTEPTSGEVLVDGAPVAGPGPDRGVIFQQYALFPWLSVRKNVEFGLKLMNLPQDERRKRAEHAIELVGLSDFADALPKTLSGGMKQRCAIARAYAVDPQVLLMDEPFGALDALTRVQLQDQLLDTWSREQRTVMFITHDVDEAVYLARRVIVMAARPGRVQQIVEVDLPYPRTEEMRLSPEFARIRNEVWHGVYHQPKAA, from the coding sequence ATGAACGCCAAGATCTCCTTCAGGGACATCGTCAAGACCTATCCGATGAAGGACGGCGTCTTCACCGCGCTCGACCACGTCTCCCTGGACATCGCCGACCGCGAGTTCGTCACGGTCGTCGGCCCGTCGGGGTGCGGCAAGAGCACGCTGATGAGCATGGCCGCCGGCCTGACCGAGCCCACCTCGGGCGAGGTGCTGGTGGACGGCGCGCCCGTCGCCGGTCCCGGCCCGGACCGTGGGGTGATCTTCCAGCAGTACGCGCTGTTCCCGTGGCTGAGCGTGCGCAAGAACGTCGAGTTCGGGCTCAAGCTCATGAACCTGCCGCAGGACGAGCGCAGGAAGCGCGCCGAGCACGCGATCGAGCTGGTCGGGCTGTCGGACTTCGCCGACGCGCTGCCGAAGACCCTGTCCGGCGGCATGAAGCAGCGCTGCGCCATCGCCCGCGCGTACGCGGTCGACCCGCAGGTGCTGCTCATGGACGAGCCGTTCGGCGCCCTCGACGCGCTCACCCGCGTCCAGCTCCAGGACCAGCTCCTCGACACCTGGAGCCGCGAGCAGCGCACGGTCATGTTCATCACCCACGACGTGGACGAGGCCGTCTACCTGGCCCGGCGGGTGATCGTCATGGCCGCCCGGCCCGGCCGCGTCCAGCAGATCGTCGAGGTGGACCTGCCGTACCCGAGGACCGAGGAGATGCGGCTGTCGCCGGAGTTCGCGCGCATCCGCAACGAGGTCTGGCACGGCGTCTACCACCAGCCCAAAGCAGCTTAA
- a CDS encoding ABC transporter permease codes for MTVLDNGVMTQLTTLGKPAAPAARRAAGRPRRTLALNLVAVVLGLLVWTLLATIGVQGLPTPLEVAAKAGELVADGTLLQDALASLRRVLLGFLMGTLLAIPVGFLMGWYATARGLLEPYVQFFRTIPPLAIIPLAIVLLGIGEVPKVFVIFLAAFLSSVVSTFQGVVDVDKTLINAARVLGASDRTIFLKVVVPASTPFILVGMRVGLGSAWGTLVAAELIAAQEGLGYRMQQAQLYYDLSTIFVGLIAIGVLGLLMDRLLLLAERRLTDWQERR; via the coding sequence ATGACCGTGCTCGACAACGGAGTGATGACTCAGCTCACCACGCTGGGCAAGCCGGCGGCCCCGGCCGCGCGCCGCGCCGCCGGGCGTCCCCGGCGCACGCTCGCGCTCAACCTGGTCGCGGTCGTCCTCGGCCTGCTCGTCTGGACGCTGCTGGCCACGATCGGCGTCCAGGGCCTGCCGACCCCGTTGGAGGTGGCGGCCAAGGCCGGCGAGCTGGTCGCGGACGGCACCCTGCTCCAGGACGCGCTCGCCAGCCTCCGCCGGGTGCTGCTCGGCTTCCTCATGGGCACGCTGCTCGCGATCCCGGTCGGCTTCCTCATGGGCTGGTACGCCACCGCGCGCGGCCTGCTGGAGCCGTACGTGCAGTTCTTCCGCACCATCCCGCCCCTGGCGATCATCCCGCTGGCCATCGTGCTCCTCGGCATCGGCGAGGTGCCGAAGGTCTTCGTGATCTTCCTGGCCGCGTTCCTGTCCAGCGTCGTCTCGACCTTCCAGGGCGTGGTGGACGTGGACAAGACGCTCATCAACGCCGCCCGCGTGCTGGGCGCGTCGGACCGGACGATCTTCCTGAAGGTCGTGGTCCCGGCGTCCACGCCGTTCATCCTGGTCGGGATGCGGGTCGGGCTCGGCTCTGCCTGGGGGACGCTGGTCGCCGCCGAGCTGATCGCCGCCCAGGAGGGGCTGGGCTACCGGATGCAGCAGGCCCAGCTCTACTACGACCTGTCCACGATCTTCGTGGGCCTCATCGCCATCGGCGTGCTCGGCCTGCTGATGGACCGCCTGCTGCTGCTCGCCGAGCGCCGCCTCACCGACTGGCAGGAGCGCCGATGA
- a CDS encoding aliphatic sulfonate ABC transporter substrate-binding protein produces MRSLRRALTTAAAVSVIALSVTSCSDDGTTVRFGYIGDYNGASLLAVAQKQGLWEKQGLTPEIKVFTNGPLQIQALGAGDLDFGYIGPGAMWLPASGKAKVVSINTLGFADRVIGRPGVTSMQDLKGKKVGVPEGTSGDMVLNLALQKAGMTAADIEKVPMDAATVVSAFSAGQIDGAGLWYPLIDTIKEKVPDMTEIASTREYPDNSFPNAFVSGTDTDQELTTKVIKVLQEANDWRAAHPEETITETAALLKLDPAKVKADAANVEVMSTADLVAKTKDGTVAKWLNSLGDFFVGTGQLKSLPEPSSYYTGDLYEKAFAK; encoded by the coding sequence ATGCGCTCTCTTCGCCGCGCCCTCACCACCGCAGCCGCGGTGAGCGTCATCGCGCTCTCCGTCACCTCCTGCTCCGACGACGGCACCACCGTCCGCTTCGGCTACATCGGCGACTACAACGGAGCCAGCCTGCTCGCCGTCGCCCAGAAGCAGGGGCTCTGGGAGAAGCAGGGGCTCACCCCCGAGATCAAGGTCTTCACGAATGGACCGCTCCAGATCCAGGCGCTCGGCGCCGGCGACCTGGACTTCGGCTACATCGGTCCCGGCGCCATGTGGCTGCCCGCCTCCGGCAAGGCCAAGGTCGTCTCCATCAACACGCTCGGCTTCGCCGACCGGGTGATCGGCCGGCCCGGCGTCACGAGCATGCAGGACCTCAAGGGCAAGAAGGTCGGCGTGCCCGAGGGCACCTCCGGCGACATGGTGCTCAACCTGGCCCTGCAGAAGGCCGGGATGACGGCCGCCGACATCGAGAAGGTGCCGATGGACGCGGCGACCGTGGTGTCGGCGTTCTCGGCCGGGCAGATCGACGGCGCCGGCCTCTGGTACCCGCTGATCGACACGATCAAGGAGAAGGTGCCGGACATGACCGAGATCGCCAGCACCCGGGAGTACCCCGACAACTCGTTCCCGAACGCCTTCGTCAGCGGCACCGACACCGACCAGGAGCTGACCACCAAGGTGATCAAGGTGCTGCAGGAGGCCAACGACTGGCGGGCCGCGCACCCCGAGGAGACCATCACCGAGACGGCCGCCCTGCTCAAGCTCGACCCGGCCAAGGTCAAGGCGGACGCGGCCAACGTCGAGGTCATGTCCACGGCCGACCTGGTCGCCAAGACCAAGGACGGCACGGTCGCCAAGTGGCTGAACAGCCTCGGCGACTTCTTCGTCGGCACCGGCCAGCTCAAGTCGCTGCCCGAGCCGTCGTCGTACTACACCGGCGACCTCTACGAGAAGGCGTTCGCCAAGTGA
- a CDS encoding ROK family protein — protein MSPPRGPLSQLRRGHEELVLGLLRKHGPLSRGELGKLCRLSRTTLYDILAELVATGAVVPAGQQDDGPRGRGRPAETLALNPGAGQAIGIDFARRALHVAAVNLAHEIVGAASEPHDADLPWERRVDLAERLVGRLGGGDLRLGALSAIGAGVVGPVSDLDSSTGEAGDPLPHRAQVLLRERFGVPVLLDNNTRLAALGEAIWGAATGARDVLYLRLSHSVNGGLVIDGSLHRGAYGLSGEFGHIVVDPGGRPCSCGGAGCLETVASVRAVLDAYRERGGHADDVRGLAEAAGKSEPAALALLAEVGADIGAVLAALCNAVGPGVIVIGGELAETGAALLEPIRRTLDARIMPISRRRVSLRAATLGEAAGALGGIALVLHESPLLSRYPAGPDLAAGVPPLVAGPPRRHDDFVKENS, from the coding sequence ATGTCACCACCCCGTGGCCCCCTGTCCCAGCTCCGGCGCGGGCACGAAGAGCTCGTGCTCGGGCTGCTGCGCAAGCACGGCCCGCTGAGCCGCGGCGAGCTGGGCAAGCTGTGCCGGCTGTCGCGTACCACGCTGTACGACATCCTCGCCGAGCTCGTCGCCACCGGCGCCGTCGTGCCCGCCGGGCAGCAGGACGACGGTCCGCGCGGCCGGGGCCGGCCGGCCGAGACGCTGGCGCTCAACCCCGGCGCGGGGCAGGCGATCGGCATCGACTTCGCCCGGCGGGCGCTGCACGTGGCGGCGGTCAACCTGGCGCACGAAATCGTCGGCGCGGCCAGCGAGCCGCACGACGCCGACCTGCCGTGGGAGCGGCGGGTGGACCTGGCCGAGCGGCTGGTCGGCCGGCTCGGCGGCGGCGACCTGCGGCTCGGCGCCCTGAGCGCGATCGGCGCGGGCGTCGTCGGCCCCGTCAGCGACCTCGACAGCAGCACGGGCGAGGCCGGTGATCCCCTCCCCCATCGGGCGCAGGTGCTGCTGCGGGAGCGGTTCGGCGTGCCTGTGCTGCTCGACAACAACACCCGCCTGGCCGCGCTCGGCGAGGCGATCTGGGGCGCGGCCACCGGCGCCAGGGACGTGCTCTACCTGCGCCTGTCCCATAGCGTCAACGGCGGCCTGGTCATCGACGGGTCGCTGCACCGCGGCGCGTACGGCCTGTCCGGCGAGTTCGGCCACATCGTGGTGGATCCCGGCGGCCGGCCGTGCTCCTGCGGCGGCGCCGGCTGCCTGGAGACCGTCGCCTCGGTCAGGGCCGTCCTCGACGCCTACCGCGAGCGCGGCGGCCACGCCGACGACGTGCGCGGCCTGGCCGAGGCCGCGGGGAAGTCCGAGCCCGCCGCCCTCGCCCTGCTGGCGGAGGTCGGCGCGGACATCGGCGCGGTGCTCGCGGCGCTGTGCAACGCCGTCGGCCCCGGCGTCATCGTGATCGGCGGCGAGCTGGCCGAGACCGGCGCCGCGCTGCTGGAGCCGATCCGGCGCACGCTCGACGCCCGGATCATGCCGATCTCCCGCCGCCGGGTCAGCCTGCGCGCGGCCACGCTCGGCGAGGCCGCGGGCGCGCTCGGCGGGATCGCGCTGGTGCTGCACGAGTCGCCCCTGCTCTCCCGCTACCCGGCCGGCCCCGACCTCGCCGCCGGTGTTCCCCCGCTGGTCGCCGGACCCCCGCGGCGGCACGACGACTTCGTGAAGGAGAACTCTTGA
- a CDS encoding putative quinol monooxygenase — protein sequence MIFITAKFRVKPEHADRWPEIAGEFTEATRAEPGCLWFDWSRSVDDPAEYVLVEAFRDNDAGAAHVRSAHFEQARRDLPPYLAETPRIVNTTVPQDDWSELGEMAVQD from the coding sequence ATGATCTTCATCACCGCGAAGTTCCGCGTCAAGCCGGAGCACGCCGACCGCTGGCCGGAGATCGCCGGGGAGTTCACCGAGGCGACCCGCGCCGAGCCCGGCTGCCTGTGGTTCGACTGGTCGCGCAGCGTCGACGACCCGGCCGAGTACGTCCTGGTCGAGGCGTTCCGCGACAACGACGCCGGGGCCGCGCACGTGCGGTCGGCGCACTTCGAGCAGGCCCGGCGGGACCTGCCGCCCTACCTGGCGGAGACGCCGCGCATCGTCAACACCACCGTCCCGCAGGACGACTGGTCCGAGCTCGGCGAGATGGCCGTCCAGGACTGA